A window of Bacteroidota bacterium genomic DNA:
TTACCATTCCAACGCCTTTCCTCCCGGTGTGGCGGGCCTTATGCGCGTGGTGGAAACGGAGGTGCCGGATCCGACGCAGTTTGAGCCCGAAAGCCCGTATTACGATCCCAAGGCGCGCCCGGAGGCGCCCCGATGGTGGACGGTCCGCGTGCGTTTCGAGGCCCGTTTCTCCCGATACGTCAGCTTGGAGGTGCTGCGCAGGGCGTTCTCGCCTGAAGAGCTCTGGATTTTGCGTCGGGGCAACCGCCTGAGCGTGGTGCCGGTCTCCGATGCCGTAGCCGAGCGCCTGCTCAAGCTGGGCGGAATCGATGGAGGTGCTTGAGACCTGCGTATACGCCTCGGATCTAGAGGCGGCGCGTCGCTTCTACGAGGGGGTGTTAGGGCTACCCTGTTTTCGTTTTGATCCCCCCAGGCAGGCTTTCTTCCGGGCCGGAAGCGGGGTGTTCCTGGTCTTCAACCCCGAAGAGACGACGCGTCCCGGACCGCTCCCGGCGCACGGCGCCCGGGGTAGCGTACACGTCTGCTTTCGCATCCCCGAGACGGAGCTTGAGCGGTGGCGGCGGAGGCTGCAGGAGGCCGGATACGCCGTGCAAGAGGCCCTTTGGCCGGGAGGGGTCCGGAGCCTATATGTGCGCGATCCGGCCGGGAACCTGGTGGAGCTAGCCCCGGCGCGAATCTGGGGGTTTTAGGCGGGCTTGCGGCCCAAAGCCCAGTTTTGTAACATCGGACCGCCCCTTTTTGCGTTCGCATAAGGAAGCGGTTATGGAGCTACGGCAGGCAGTCGCTTGGGTTACCGGGGCGAGCCGTGGGCTGGGGCGTGCGCTTGTGGAGGCGCTCCTGGAGCGCGGCGCCCGCGTAGCCGGCATGGCCCGATCCGAGTCGGAGCTCGAGGAGCTGGCTCAGCGCAGCTCGGGCCGCTTTTTGCCCCTTGTGGGCGATGTGCGCCGTCCGGCGGACGTGGAACGGGCCGTGCGCGAAATCCAGAACCGATGGGGCACGGTGCACGTGCTCGTCAACAACGCCGGTCTGGGGCGTTTCGCCAACGTCGAGGAGCTCTCCATTGAAGACTGGCAGATGCAGATCGAGACCAACCTCACGGGCGTTTTTCTGTGCACGCGGGCCGTTGTGCCCC
This region includes:
- a CDS encoding VOC family protein, with translation MEVLETCVYASDLEAARRFYEGVLGLPCFRFDPPRQAFFRAGSGVFLVFNPEETTRPGPLPAHGARGSVHVCFRIPETELERWRRRLQEAGYAVQEALWPGGVRSLYVRDPAGNLVELAPARIWGF
- a CDS encoding EVE domain-containing protein, producing the protein MPFWLLKSEPQVYSIEDLERDGETLWDGVRNYQARNFLRQMRPGDRAFFYHSNAFPPGVAGLMRVVETEVPDPTQFEPESPYYDPKARPEAPRWWTVRVRFEARFSRYVSLEVLRRAFSPEELWILRRGNRLSVVPVSDAVAERLLKLGGIDGGA
- a CDS encoding SDR family NAD(P)-dependent oxidoreductase, whose protein sequence is MELRQAVAWVTGASRGLGRALVEALLERGARVAGMARSESELEELAQRSSGRFLPLVGDVRRPADVERAVREIQNRWGTVHVLVNNAGLGRFANVEELSIEDWQMQIETNLTGVFLCTRAVVPLMKAQRYGHIVNIASIAGLMGNPQLTAYNASKFGVRGFSEALMKELREFGIKVTCVYPGSIDTPFFDPLGLPRHKNMMQPEEVARCIVFILETSDNFLVSEIVLRPLNPNPPAS